The following coding sequences lie in one Musa acuminata AAA Group cultivar baxijiao chromosome BXJ1-8, Cavendish_Baxijiao_AAA, whole genome shotgun sequence genomic window:
- the LOC103995043 gene encoding probable protein ABIL3 isoform X1 — protein METTSSPSSSLSPIHQEISSSDGLPIQQSLLLSESLKGLRNMRSQLYSAAAYFELSYINDDQKEILVTSLKDYAVKAILNAVDHLGSVSCKVNSVVSEEVDEVSVAESEVSCIEQRLRTWQASIDHEGLSQQSLSLRPPKYHERYILPGEFMDEGFHPPEDNYKLQQHQTACSAIGRSTSPIRNVPSRSTSPSTREQCSSPSRSRRSTSPSPQAEKISSEEKRSTSPLGASNPLARTRSAANRPTVPKSSKQSHLESQNSLPKSLRAERKETPNKKRGFLKSLLKRNRSWMDDSLYSYLDEY, from the exons ATGGAGACCACATCTTCACCTTCCTCTTCTCTGTCTCCCATCCATCAGGAGATATCAAGCTCGGATGGCCTCCCTATCCAACAGAGCCTGCTCTTGTCAGAGAGTCTCAAG GGATTGAGGAATATGAGGTCACAGTTATACTCTGCAGCAGCATATTTTGAACTATCTTACATCAACGATGACCAGAAagaaat ATTGGTGACGAGTCTGAAGGATTATGCTGTCAAGGCCATTCTCAATGCTGTGGATCATTTAGGTTCAGTGTCGTGTAAGGTAAACAGTGTTGTCAGCGAAGAGGTTGATGAGGTCTCAGTAGCAGAATCTGAAGTGTCTTGCATCGAGCAG AGACTTCGTACATGGCAAGCATCGATCGACCACGAAGGCCTTTCTCAGCAATCTCTCTCGCTTAGACCTCCCAAGTATCACGAGCGCTACATTCTGCCAG GTGAATTTATGGATGAAGGATTTCATCCACCCGAGGACAATTACAAATTACAGCAGCATCAGACTG CTTGTTCAGCAATCGGGCGTAGCACATCTCCGATCAG GAATGTTCCTTCACGATCCACTTCTCCTTCGACAAGAGAACAATGCTCATCACCTTCTCGCAGCAGACGTTCGACTTCACCTTCACCACAAGCAGAGAAGATCTCTTCCGAGG AGAAAAGATCAACCTCACCGCTTGGAGCTTCTAATCCACTTGCACGAACAAGATCGGCAGCAAATAGACCAACCGTTCCCAAGTCATCGAAGCAG TCTCATCTGGAGTCCCAAAATTCACTTCCAAAAAGCTTGCGTGCTGAACGCAAAGAGACTCCGAACAAGAAGAGAGGCTTTCTCAAGTCCCTGCTCAAGCGGAATAGGTCATGGATGGACGACTCTCTGTACAGCTACTTGGATGAATATTAA
- the LOC103995043 gene encoding probable protein ABIL3 isoform X2 yields METTSSPSSSLSPIHQEISSSDGLPIQQSLLLSESLKGLRNMRSQLYSAAAYFELSYINDDQKEILVTSLKDYAVKAILNAVDHLGSVSCKVNSVVSEEVDEVSVAESEVSCIEQRLRTWQASIDHEGLSQQSLSLRPPKYHERYILPGEFMDEGFHPPEDNYKLQQHQTAIGRSTSPIRNVPSRSTSPSTREQCSSPSRSRRSTSPSPQAEKISSEEKRSTSPLGASNPLARTRSAANRPTVPKSSKQSHLESQNSLPKSLRAERKETPNKKRGFLKSLLKRNRSWMDDSLYSYLDEY; encoded by the exons ATGGAGACCACATCTTCACCTTCCTCTTCTCTGTCTCCCATCCATCAGGAGATATCAAGCTCGGATGGCCTCCCTATCCAACAGAGCCTGCTCTTGTCAGAGAGTCTCAAG GGATTGAGGAATATGAGGTCACAGTTATACTCTGCAGCAGCATATTTTGAACTATCTTACATCAACGATGACCAGAAagaaat ATTGGTGACGAGTCTGAAGGATTATGCTGTCAAGGCCATTCTCAATGCTGTGGATCATTTAGGTTCAGTGTCGTGTAAGGTAAACAGTGTTGTCAGCGAAGAGGTTGATGAGGTCTCAGTAGCAGAATCTGAAGTGTCTTGCATCGAGCAG AGACTTCGTACATGGCAAGCATCGATCGACCACGAAGGCCTTTCTCAGCAATCTCTCTCGCTTAGACCTCCCAAGTATCACGAGCGCTACATTCTGCCAG GTGAATTTATGGATGAAGGATTTCATCCACCCGAGGACAATTACAAATTACAGCAGCATCAGACTG CAATCGGGCGTAGCACATCTCCGATCAG GAATGTTCCTTCACGATCCACTTCTCCTTCGACAAGAGAACAATGCTCATCACCTTCTCGCAGCAGACGTTCGACTTCACCTTCACCACAAGCAGAGAAGATCTCTTCCGAGG AGAAAAGATCAACCTCACCGCTTGGAGCTTCTAATCCACTTGCACGAACAAGATCGGCAGCAAATAGACCAACCGTTCCCAAGTCATCGAAGCAG TCTCATCTGGAGTCCCAAAATTCACTTCCAAAAAGCTTGCGTGCTGAACGCAAAGAGACTCCGAACAAGAAGAGAGGCTTTCTCAAGTCCCTGCTCAAGCGGAATAGGTCATGGATGGACGACTCTCTGTACAGCTACTTGGATGAATATTAA